The Paenibacillus sp. FSL R7-0204 genome includes a region encoding these proteins:
- a CDS encoding 2Fe-2S iron-sulfur cluster-binding protein, protein MNAKSQITVTFLPEHRTASVKHGISLLEAVRKAGIVLPTRCGGKAGCMMCKVSVEHAEAGALRPPAEAEKRKLGSLLDEGVRLACQAAVWGDVHVHIPEDPLKAAVRRRLEAARRGETEDLW, encoded by the coding sequence ATGAATGCGAAATCACAAATAACGGTCACTTTTCTTCCGGAACACCGCACTGCTTCTGTCAAGCACGGGATATCGCTGCTGGAAGCTGTGCGCAAAGCCGGAATTGTCCTGCCTACCCGCTGCGGGGGGAAGGCGGGATGCATGATGTGCAAAGTGTCCGTAGAGCATGCGGAAGCCGGGGCACTCAGACCTCCTGCTGAGGCGGAGAAGCGCAAGCTTGGCAGCCTGCTGGATGAAGGCGTCCGCCTGGCCTGTCAGGCCGCTGTATGGGGCGATGTCCATGTGCATATTCCCGAGGACCCGCTGAAGGCGGCTGTACGCCGCAGACTGGAAGCGGCGCGCCGTGGCGAAACGGAGGACTTATGGTGA
- the rpsA gene encoding 30S ribosomal protein S1, whose product MSEEIKNQEAADNVENNETVEGAEAVESAVTESAEVVASNEEEVTSQEGLEIISLKKGDTVKGTIVKIEDNQAYVSIGYKYDGVIPIRELSSVQLDNAAAAVEVGQEVECKVVSINDNKESLVLSKRAIDSEKSWEDLEKYFASQESFEVTVADVVKGGLVADVGARGFIPASMVERHFVEDFSDYKGRTLRVKVKELDRENSKVILSAKEVLEEEFEANKQKIMAELSEGQIIEGTVQRLTQFGAFVDVGGVDGLVHVSEIAWNHVEKPSDVVSEGDKVRVKVLKVDPEKGKISLSIKAAAPGPWDSAAGQINIGDVVTGEVKRLVNFGAFVELLPGVEGLVHISQISHKHIGTPHEVLKEGQEVQVKVLDFNPSEKRVSLSIKETEEAPAPSARPERSNSRDRAPKEVLNNPNVSLSNEGLSFTLAERFGDKLDKFKGNN is encoded by the coding sequence ATGTCTGAAGAAATCAAGAATCAAGAAGCTGCGGATAACGTTGAGAATAACGAGACCGTAGAAGGGGCAGAAGCTGTGGAATCCGCTGTAACCGAATCTGCAGAAGTTGTTGCCAGCAATGAAGAAGAAGTGACAAGCCAGGAAGGTCTGGAAATCATTTCTCTGAAAAAAGGCGATACCGTGAAAGGAACAATCGTCAAAATCGAAGATAACCAAGCTTATGTAAGCATTGGATATAAATACGACGGCGTTATTCCTATTCGCGAATTGTCTTCCGTTCAGCTGGACAATGCTGCAGCAGCAGTAGAAGTTGGCCAGGAAGTGGAATGCAAGGTTGTCAGCATCAACGACAACAAGGAGAGCCTGGTGCTGTCCAAGCGTGCCATCGACAGCGAGAAATCATGGGAAGATCTGGAGAAGTATTTCGCTTCCCAGGAATCCTTCGAAGTTACTGTAGCTGATGTTGTCAAAGGCGGCCTTGTGGCTGATGTTGGCGCACGCGGCTTCATCCCGGCTTCCATGGTTGAGCGTCACTTCGTTGAAGATTTCAGCGACTACAAGGGCCGCACACTGCGTGTCAAAGTGAAAGAACTTGACCGTGAGAACAGCAAGGTTATTCTCTCCGCCAAAGAAGTTCTGGAGGAAGAATTCGAAGCTAACAAGCAGAAGATTATGGCTGAGCTATCCGAAGGTCAAATCATCGAAGGTACTGTTCAACGTCTGACTCAATTCGGCGCATTCGTTGATGTTGGCGGCGTAGACGGACTGGTTCACGTATCTGAGATCGCTTGGAACCACGTAGAGAAGCCATCTGATGTAGTATCCGAAGGCGACAAGGTTCGTGTTAAAGTACTTAAGGTTGATCCTGAGAAGGGCAAAATCAGCCTCAGCATCAAAGCAGCTGCTCCGGGTCCTTGGGATTCCGCAGCTGGCCAGATCAACATCGGCGATGTGGTTACAGGCGAAGTTAAGCGCCTTGTAAACTTCGGCGCATTCGTTGAACTGCTGCCAGGCGTTGAAGGCCTTGTGCATATCTCCCAGATCTCCCACAAGCACATTGGTACTCCGCATGAAGTGCTCAAGGAAGGACAGGAAGTACAAGTGAAAGTGCTTGACTTCAACCCATCCGAGAAGCGCGTCAGCCTGAGCATCAAGGAAACTGAAGAAGCTCCGGCTCCTTCGGCCAGACCAGAACGCAGCAACAGCAGAGACAGAGCGCCTAAAGAAGTGCTGAACAATCCTAACGTATCGCTCAGCAACGAAGGCCTCAGCTTCACACTTGCTGAACGTTTCGGCGACAAGCTGGACAAATTCAAGGGTAACAACTAA
- a CDS encoding DUF3939 domain-containing protein has protein sequence MVKVIPGVYATLSEQREDLQMDSMHLVKLRQRRNRSAILLPLLALLLLSLSGCMYPREQQQPGSSYRESVKRVQAAVDDYQEQKGLLPILTSDQATPRYEKFVIDLNKLQQEGYLDEIPAAAFEKGGSAHFLVLDEETDPQVKLMDLVTVQKVNDIQRKVNLYKSAHGGKLPAGEELYPGLVSIDAKRAGTGTIKLSSVYSGQPLEFLMDSSGTVYVDYSGDISSAIDKNGSAPAAERDLRLELEQASYYVPVKSIPYLWVDGRPVPQAPQE, from the coding sequence ATGGTGAAGGTTATTCCCGGCGTATATGCAACTCTGAGTGAACAGAGAGAAGACCTGCAGATGGACTCCATGCATCTGGTGAAGCTCCGTCAGAGGCGGAATAGGTCTGCTATTCTGCTGCCTTTGCTTGCCCTGCTGCTCTTGTCTCTAAGCGGCTGCATGTATCCCCGGGAGCAGCAGCAGCCCGGCAGCAGTTACAGGGAGAGTGTGAAGCGGGTGCAGGCGGCGGTCGATGATTATCAGGAGCAGAAAGGGCTGCTGCCGATCTTGACCAGCGATCAGGCCACGCCCAGATACGAGAAATTCGTAATTGACCTGAATAAGCTGCAGCAGGAAGGGTACCTGGATGAGATCCCGGCGGCAGCGTTCGAGAAGGGCGGGAGTGCCCATTTTCTGGTGCTGGATGAGGAGACAGACCCTCAGGTCAAACTGATGGACCTGGTGACCGTGCAGAAGGTTAACGATATCCAGCGTAAGGTGAACCTCTATAAGTCTGCGCACGGCGGGAAGCTTCCGGCAGGAGAGGAGCTGTATCCGGGCCTTGTGTCCATTGACGCCAAAAGGGCAGGGACCGGGACAATCAAGCTTAGCAGCGTATATTCGGGCCAGCCGCTAGAATTCCTAATGGATAGCAGCGGGACGGTCTATGTGGATTACAGCGGGGATATCTCCTCGGCCATCGATAAGAACGGCAGTGCACCTGCGGCAGAGCGTGACCTGCGTCTGGAGCTGGAGCAGGCTTCTTATTATGTTCCCGTCAAGTCAATCCCTTATCTGTGGGTTGACGGCCGTCCGGTCCCGCAGGCTCCGCAGGAATAA
- a CDS encoding lysophospholipid acyltransferase family protein, with product MIYAFCVALLRVIYAILFPLKIVGRENVPKEGGVLLCANHISLLDPMTIGIKLKRQVRYMAKAELFNVPVLGWLIKQLGAFPVKRGGVSKESIKTSLNTLRSGHVMGIFPEGTRNSDSGSAKKGAASFALRSGAAVVPAAIIGSYKPFRRMTVVYGAPIDLSAFEGAGSDSLEAVTDVIMGRIHEMISTGKPSSR from the coding sequence ATGATTTATGCATTTTGCGTGGCCTTGCTTCGTGTGATTTATGCCATACTGTTCCCGCTCAAGATTGTGGGAAGAGAGAATGTGCCGAAGGAGGGTGGAGTCCTGCTCTGCGCGAATCACATCAGTCTGCTTGATCCTATGACGATCGGCATTAAGCTGAAGCGACAGGTAAGATATATGGCCAAGGCGGAATTATTCAATGTTCCGGTGCTGGGCTGGCTCATTAAGCAATTGGGCGCATTTCCTGTCAAGCGTGGCGGCGTAAGCAAAGAATCCATTAAGACGTCCCTCAATACGCTTCGCAGCGGACATGTGATGGGCATCTTCCCGGAAGGAACGCGGAACTCCGATTCCGGTTCAGCCAAGAAGGGTGCGGCAAGCTTCGCGCTCCGCAGCGGCGCAGCCGTTGTACCGGCAGCTATTATCGGGTCCTACAAGCCGTTCCGCCGGATGACTGTTGTATATGGGGCACCCATAGACCTCAGCGCATTCGAAGGTGCGGGAAGTGATTCTCTGGAAGCTGTAACCGATGTTATTATGGGACGCATCCATGAAATGATCAGTACCGGTAAGCCCAGTTCGCGGTAA
- the der gene encoding ribosome biogenesis GTPase Der yields MARPVVAIVGRPNVGKSTIFNRLIGDRLAIVEDKPGITRDRIYGVSDWNGKSFSVIDTGGIEIDGEDAILKSIRVQAELAIEEADVIVFMCEAKSGLTSSDEEVAQILFRSGKPIVLAINKVDNMKRTEDIYEFYTLGIGDPIGISGSHGTGIGDLLDAVVERLPDKVDEEYDEDVIRVALIGRPNVGKSSLVNAILGEERVIVSDVAGTTRDAIDTPFERDGQRYVLIDTAGMRKRGKVYENTEKYSVMRAMKAIERADVVLVVINGEEGIIDQDKHIAGYAHDAGKASVFVVNKWDAIEKDDKTMQNFERTIRDHFLFMSYAPVVFLSALTKQRLQKLLPVVQHVAQQHALRITTHLVNDVVSDAVAINPPPTDKGRRLRINYVTQVAVKPPTIVVFVNDPSLMHFSYERYLENKIRAAFNFEGTPIRLFTRRKSENEG; encoded by the coding sequence ATGGCAAGACCCGTAGTGGCCATTGTCGGCAGGCCTAACGTCGGAAAGTCGACGATCTTTAACCGGCTGATTGGCGATAGACTGGCCATCGTAGAAGATAAACCGGGGATTACACGTGACCGGATATATGGAGTCTCCGACTGGAACGGCAAATCCTTCAGTGTCATTGATACTGGCGGGATTGAGATTGACGGAGAAGACGCTATTCTGAAATCCATCCGTGTTCAGGCGGAGCTGGCGATTGAGGAAGCAGATGTGATCGTCTTCATGTGTGAGGCGAAGAGCGGTCTCACGAGTTCGGATGAGGAAGTGGCGCAGATTCTGTTCCGTTCCGGCAAGCCGATTGTTCTGGCTATCAATAAAGTGGATAACATGAAGCGCACCGAAGATATTTATGAATTTTACACCCTTGGAATTGGTGATCCGATCGGCATTTCAGGAAGCCACGGAACCGGAATCGGCGATCTGCTGGATGCGGTTGTTGAACGTCTGCCCGATAAGGTAGATGAGGAATATGATGAAGATGTCATCCGTGTGGCCTTGATCGGACGTCCGAATGTGGGTAAATCTTCACTGGTCAATGCGATTCTGGGTGAAGAACGCGTTATTGTCAGTGATGTTGCAGGGACTACACGCGATGCGATTGATACGCCGTTCGAACGGGATGGCCAGCGTTATGTGCTGATCGATACAGCGGGCATGCGCAAACGCGGCAAGGTCTATGAGAACACGGAAAAATACAGTGTCATGAGAGCGATGAAGGCGATTGAGCGCGCTGATGTTGTACTCGTTGTAATCAACGGCGAAGAAGGTATCATCGACCAGGACAAGCACATTGCCGGGTATGCCCATGATGCAGGTAAGGCTTCGGTCTTTGTCGTCAACAAATGGGATGCCATTGAGAAAGACGATAAAACGATGCAGAATTTCGAACGCACCATCCGCGATCACTTCCTGTTCATGAGCTATGCTCCGGTGGTATTCCTGTCTGCACTTACCAAACAGCGTCTGCAGAAGCTGCTGCCTGTCGTACAGCATGTGGCCCAACAGCACGCCCTGCGGATAACTACCCATCTGGTGAATGATGTGGTGTCGGATGCCGTAGCGATCAATCCTCCGCCTACGGACAAAGGCCGCCGCCTGCGCATTAACTATGTAACCCAGGTTGCTGTAAAGCCGCCGACCATCGTGGTATTCGTCAATGATCCTTCGCTGATGCACTTCTCCTATGAGCGTTATCTGGAGAACAAGATCCGCGCAGCGTTCAATTTCGAGGGTACACCGATCCGCCTCTTTACGCGGCGCAAATCCGAGAACGAAGGTTAG
- a CDS encoding stage VI sporulation protein F translates to MSRDFSKDALNAINKKTGKNISEGAIKKLAGTVKPGTTQNEAQLRQLIKQVSAMAKVPVSEATVQEIVNAVKKGGAGSGTMESLMKMMLKK, encoded by the coding sequence GTGAGCAGAGATTTTTCCAAGGATGCTTTGAACGCCATCAACAAGAAGACGGGCAAAAACATTTCGGAAGGTGCCATCAAAAAGCTGGCCGGTACGGTTAAGCCGGGCACCACACAGAATGAAGCCCAGCTCCGCCAGTTAATTAAGCAGGTATCAGCTATGGCTAAAGTGCCGGTCAGCGAGGCTACCGTGCAGGAGATCGTCAATGCTGTTAAAAAAGGCGGCGCCGGTTCCGGTACGATGGAGTCTTTAATGAAAATGATGCTGAAAAAATAG
- a CDS encoding DUF2768 family protein, giving the protein MDPMTKMWLSLIAVLIMGLSVFLITFARSKTKGLLRAVLSVIAFVILLIGVLGGAASIM; this is encoded by the coding sequence ATGGACCCGATGACAAAAATGTGGCTGTCTCTGATTGCGGTACTGATTATGGGCTTATCCGTTTTTCTGATTACTTTTGCACGCAGTAAGACGAAGGGCCTGCTTAGAGCAGTTTTATCGGTCATTGCTTTTGTCATCCTGCTGATCGGAGTTTTGGGCGGGGCTGCTTCAATTATGTAA
- a CDS encoding flagellar brake protein: MYPKINEYLYLQVATSDAAESEIQYRARIADMEDESILIEIPMQESNGRLKKLFVGDELSVYFLTEGGIKNYFNTHVLGFKEDVIRMVRLRKPEAESIFKIQRRSFFRVNAELELAVKDALGSRFLVRTEDIGGGGTSFLSDAKITLEVADKLACWLLVSYRNGSTEHVNFEGEIVRIKPLETGRNLVMVKFSAISDSERQKIIRYCFERQFDFRNR, from the coding sequence TTGTATCCCAAAATCAATGAATATCTATACCTCCAGGTAGCAACCAGCGATGCGGCAGAGTCTGAGATCCAGTACCGGGCAAGGATTGCTGATATGGAGGACGAGAGCATCCTGATAGAAATCCCCATGCAGGAGAGCAACGGCCGGCTTAAGAAGCTGTTCGTCGGTGACGAGCTGTCGGTCTATTTTCTCACAGAGGGCGGTATCAAGAATTACTTCAATACTCATGTGCTCGGCTTCAAGGAAGATGTCATCCGGATGGTCCGGCTGCGCAAGCCTGAGGCAGAATCCATCTTCAAAATTCAGCGCCGCAGCTTCTTCCGCGTCAATGCCGAGCTGGAGCTGGCCGTTAAGGATGCCTTGGGCAGCCGGTTTCTGGTGCGCACCGAGGATATCGGCGGCGGCGGAACGTCATTCTTAAGCGATGCCAAAATTACATTAGAGGTGGCCGACAAGCTGGCCTGCTGGCTGCTCGTCTCCTACCGCAACGGAAGCACAGAGCATGTTAATTTCGAAGGCGAGATTGTACGGATCAAACCGCTGGAGACCGGGCGGAATCTGGTCATGGTTAAATTCTCGGCCATTTCCGATTCGGAGCGGCAAAAAATTATCCGGTACTGCTTTGAACGCCAATTCGATTTCCGCAACCGCTGA
- the cmk gene encoding (d)CMP kinase has protein sequence MDRQDTHTNDRINVAIDGPAGAGKSTVARLVARELSYIYVDTGAMYRAITWYMLRAGIAAEDHELVDRKVQNMAIELLPEKDVQKVLINGEDMTPHIRSLQVSGQVSQYSKIEGVRSRLSHLQRQMALRKGVVMDGRDIGTTVLPDAEVKIFMTASVEERALRRYKELKDTETVTLQQLEHDIAARDRLDEGREISPLRRAEDAILLDTTHMDILQAVEAIVSHCRTYVNGERNHL, from the coding sequence TTGGACAGGCAGGATACACATACTAACGACCGAATTAACGTCGCCATCGACGGACCTGCCGGGGCAGGCAAGAGCACTGTAGCCCGATTGGTAGCACGGGAGCTGTCTTACATCTATGTGGACACGGGTGCCATGTACCGGGCAATCACCTGGTATATGCTTCGTGCAGGCATAGCTGCAGAGGATCATGAGCTGGTGGACCGTAAGGTCCAGAATATGGCGATTGAGCTTCTGCCGGAGAAAGATGTGCAGAAAGTGCTGATTAACGGGGAAGACATGACCCCGCATATCCGCAGTCTTCAGGTCAGCGGCCAGGTGTCGCAGTATTCGAAGATTGAGGGTGTTAGATCCAGATTGAGTCACTTGCAGCGTCAAATGGCGCTCCGTAAGGGAGTCGTAATGGATGGCCGGGATATCGGTACAACCGTACTGCCGGATGCCGAAGTGAAGATTTTCATGACGGCAAGTGTGGAGGAGCGTGCTCTCCGTCGTTACAAGGAACTGAAGGATACGGAAACAGTGACTCTCCAGCAGCTTGAACATGATATTGCAGCGCGGGACCGGCTTGATGAAGGCCGGGAGATTTCACCGCTGCGCCGTGCCGAGGATGCAATTCTACTCGATACGACGCATATGGATATCCTTCAGGCCGTGGAAGCCATCGTCTCCCACTGCAGAACCTATGTTAACGGGGAGAGAAATCATCTATGA
- a CDS encoding NAD(P)H-dependent glycerol-3-phosphate dehydrogenase gives MSDKVTVLVAGSWGTALATVLAANHSEVYLWTRKPEQAAEINEAHTNHHFLPGIKLPGNIIATTDMETAVSGSKAVVIVAPSSGMRQVAHSLKPFWKDDMLCIHATKGFETETMKRMSTVISEELGCGEGDIVVLSGPSHAEEVVRLCPTTVVVASPDESRAKAAQGLFINNDFRVYTNRDQLGVELAGALKNIIALGAGLSDGLGFGDNAKAALLTRGLAEISRVGVEMGANPLTFSGLAGLGDLVVTATSQHSRNWRAGSMLGQGQPLNEVLDSMGMVVEGIRTTEVAYAISLKLGVQMPITDQIYHVLFKGRTPRNAVEALMGRDRKTEMEAISQETWEQWHS, from the coding sequence TTGTCTGATAAAGTAACCGTGCTGGTCGCGGGCAGTTGGGGAACTGCGCTGGCTACTGTGCTGGCGGCTAACCACTCGGAGGTTTATCTGTGGACGCGAAAGCCTGAGCAGGCTGCCGAGATTAACGAAGCACATACGAATCATCATTTCCTGCCGGGGATCAAGCTCCCCGGGAATATTATTGCCACCACGGACATGGAGACTGCCGTCTCCGGTTCGAAGGCGGTAGTTATTGTGGCGCCTTCTTCCGGAATGCGCCAGGTGGCGCACAGCCTTAAGCCATTCTGGAAGGACGATATGCTCTGTATTCACGCCACGAAGGGATTCGAGACCGAGACGATGAAGCGGATGTCCACAGTGATCTCGGAAGAGCTGGGCTGCGGTGAGGGCGATATTGTGGTGCTCTCCGGGCCGAGCCACGCTGAAGAAGTGGTACGCCTCTGTCCGACCACGGTCGTAGTGGCTTCGCCGGATGAGAGCCGTGCCAAAGCAGCGCAGGGACTGTTCATTAACAATGACTTCCGCGTGTACACCAACAGGGATCAGCTAGGGGTAGAGCTGGCTGGTGCACTGAAGAATATTATCGCGCTGGGTGCAGGGCTGTCCGACGGACTAGGCTTCGGGGACAACGCGAAGGCGGCGCTGCTTACCCGCGGCCTGGCCGAGATCTCCCGGGTCGGTGTGGAGATGGGAGCGAATCCCTTAACCTTCTCCGGCCTTGCCGGACTCGGTGACCTGGTCGTAACGGCAACGAGCCAGCACAGCCGGAACTGGCGCGCAGGCTCCATGCTGGGCCAGGGCCAGCCGCTGAATGAGGTGCTGGACTCGATGGGCATGGTTGTCGAAGGCATCCGGACGACGGAGGTTGCATATGCGATCTCGCTGAAGCTGGGCGTACAGATGCCGATTACCGACCAAATTTATCATGTGCTGTTCAAGGGCAGAACACCGCGTAATGCTGTGGAAGCTCTGATGGGCCGTGACCGCAAGACGGAGATGGAGGCCATTTCCCAGGAGACCTGGGAGCAGTGGCATTCCTGA
- the plsY gene encoding glycerol-3-phosphate 1-O-acyltransferase PlsY, whose product MAFELLVIVISYLLGSISFSVLLARLLKGIDIRQYGSGNAGATNTLRVMGKGPAILVLFLDVLKGIAAVWLGTWAGGWGSWVAVVCGLAAIIGHNWPVYFHFRGGKGIATTIGVMATLVFWPALVAGVIAILAIVLTRYVSLGSLIFVALTPVFLLFTEHTTPELWGSLIIVVFAFWRHRSNIVKISQGRENKIGSKAKEGNRVV is encoded by the coding sequence GTGGCGTTTGAACTTCTGGTTATCGTTATAAGCTATCTGCTTGGCTCCATCAGCTTCAGTGTACTGCTCGCCCGGCTGCTTAAGGGGATTGATATCCGCCAATATGGAAGCGGCAATGCGGGGGCGACCAATACACTGCGTGTGATGGGGAAGGGACCGGCCATACTGGTGCTGTTTCTGGACGTACTGAAGGGAATTGCCGCAGTCTGGCTTGGCACATGGGCCGGGGGATGGGGAAGCTGGGTTGCAGTGGTCTGCGGGCTCGCTGCCATCATCGGGCATAACTGGCCGGTCTATTTTCACTTTCGCGGGGGGAAAGGGATTGCAACGACGATTGGCGTGATGGCTACGCTGGTATTCTGGCCTGCACTGGTTGCCGGTGTGATTGCTATTCTCGCTATTGTACTTACACGGTATGTCTCGCTGGGCTCGCTGATTTTTGTGGCGCTTACTCCAGTATTCCTATTGTTCACGGAGCATACAACCCCGGAGCTATGGGGAAGTCTGATTATTGTAGTGTTCGCCTTCTGGCGTCACCGCAGCAATATCGTGAAGATCTCGCAGGGCCGTGAGAACAAAATCGGCTCCAAAGCCAAGGAGGGGAATCGCGTTGTCTGA